The genomic window CGCCGCCGTAGACAGCAAAGCCGGCTAATGTTCCCGTAGCCGAACTCGCCAGAGTTTGGATCGCGGCGGCAAAGTATTGGGTGCGAGCAAACAGCCCTTCACCCTCCCTTGGGACGTGAAGTGTATTAATGCCGGATTCACTTCACTCTCCCTCTGGGAGAGTCGAGCGTCAGCGAGGAGAGGGCGACCGCGCCGCTGCAAAAATCATAAAAACCTCCCCTCGCTAAGGCTCGACCCTCCTGGAAAAGGAGAGTGAAGAAAGAGGCCCCAAGATCCAATGCTGCAGCAACACAATTGCTTCCCCACGCGGCTGAGGATAGTTCGCCTGACACGGGCCGGGGGCCCATGCTACGGTTTTCACACGGGCCGGGGGCAAATGTTACGGTTTCCACACGGGCCGGGGGCCCATGCTACTTGGCACAGATGCTACTTACATTTGCGAGCGGATCACGCCTACGGCTACGCCCATGACGTTGGCTTCGCGGACGTAGATCGGATCCATGTCTGCGTTGGCTGGTTGCAAGCGAATCCGTCCGTCTTCGGGGTACCAATACTTCAACGTGGCTTCGCCTTCGGGCGTCTGGGCCACAACGATCGAACCGGGCGAAGCGGAATCCGTGCGTTGAACTACCACGTAGTCCCCGTCGGCGATGTGGGCTTCGATCATCGAGTCGCCGGACACCTGCAAGATAAACCGATCCTCGCCGGCAAAAATCTCGCTCAGATTTAAGCGATCGTTTTGCTCAAAGGCCAACGTTGTGGGCCCCGCTGCGACGATGCCCGCAAACTGGATCGCCCCGGCGGAGCGATCGGCCTCATGCGTCAATTCAATGGCTCGCGACTTGTTAGGACTGCGGCGGATCAGCCCCTTTCGTTCGATCGCCTTCAAATGGCACATCACTCCGTTGGGACTCTTGATGCCAAACTCCTCGCCGATCTCCCGCACCGTGGGCCCATACCCACGCTTGACGATCAGTCGGCGAATCAAATCGTAGACCTGCTGTTGACGTTCGGTAAGCTGCTGACCTTCCATCTAAGGATACTCCCTATGTGGGTGATGCGCGGCCGCCAAGGAACCCCGGGCCGTCCGTTCAGTATCAGATTGTACACCCCAACTGGCGTCTGTCTACACCCACCCCAGGGAATGGGGGTAGAGAGAAACGCTTCCGCGTTGCCAGCGACGTGCGGTCAATAAGTGTTCGACCCCGTGGGACGTGAAATGTATTACTGCAGCATTGGACCTTGGGGCCGCTTGCTTCACCCTCCTTTTTGAGGAGGGTCGAGCCTTAGCGAGGGGAGGTTCTTTTGCGGCGGCGCGGTCGCCCTCTCCTCGCTGACGCTCGACTCTCCCAGAGGGAGAGTGAAGTGAATCCGGCATTAATACACTCCACGTCCCTTGGGGTCCACTGCGGGAATTTCACAAATCCTTGGGTGCGCTGCGCGACCCAAGGCTTTGTTGTCCGACCGTGTTGCGGTCAAGCACTCCCACGGACACACGGGCCAGGGGCCCATGCTACTTGAGCGGCTCTACGCCTGTTCGGCGGCCTTTTTCAGCTCGACCAGCTGCTGCCGCTCGGGCAGCGATTTGTAGGCCGGATCCAGCGGATAGCAGCCGCTGATGATGCCGTTGCGTGGGGCGGTCGTGCAGTCGCTGAAGGTCCGGCAAATCAGCTTGCGCTGCAAGCTATCGCCGGCCAGCACGTCGGCGGGTAATTGGGGATACGACAACACCATCCGCCCCAAGCCCACGGCGTCGATCATCCCGGTGCGGACCACGGCCTGGGCCACGTGAGGAACAAATTGTTGCAGGTAGGTATACCCCGAGCCGACCGTAAACATCTCGGGTACGGCGGCCTTGCAGCGAGCGGCCATCTCGATCTGCCGCACGACCCCGCACAGCGGATCTTCGGGCGGCTGGTAACCATCGCTGGGAGGAAAGATCGCCGGCCGCTGGATGTGGGGGTTGTAGTAGGGACTGCCACAGCTGAGGTTCAGCAGCCGCACGCCTCGCCGCGCCAACTGCTTGACCAGCTGAATCGGTTCTTCCAGATCCTGCTGCAGCGGATCCTCGGGGCGGCACCCAAAGCCGGCTTGATAAGGCCGATCGCTGTCACCACCGGCCGGCTGCCCGACCTCCTCGCCGGATTCATAGGGCAACGTATCAAACAAACTCAACCGCACCCCGATGGCCAACCTCGGGCAGGCACTGCGGACCGCGTCGATGATCGAAAGCAACAGCCGCGTTCGCCCGGCAAAATCGCCGCCGTATCGCCCAGGACGCGACCGCGCGCTCAAAAATTCGTGCAACAAATAGCCATGACAGGCTTTGATGTCGACAAAATGAAATCCGCAGCGCTGGGCCAACCGCGCCGCCCGCACGTAGTCGTCGACCAGTTCCTCCAGTTCCGTATCGGTCCACAGCACCGAGTCATCGTCTGGATCGATGCCGAACCGCTCATCCAGCAAGGGATGATGATAAGCGATCCGCGGTTCCAAACGATCTTTTTGATAGGGCCGGCAGAAGCGGCCGCTGTGAGTCAACTGCAGCCCGATGACCAGATCGTCGGTATTGTCCATGGCCTGCTGGTGGCCATCGACCAGAGCCTGATGCAGCGACCGCAAACCGGCTTCGTTGCTGCTGATGGCCATCGTCTGATGTGGGTTGGCGCGCCCATCGGGACGAACCGCAGCGGCTTCTCCGCCCCAGATCAACTTCGCGCCGCTTTCCCCAAACCGCCGCCAACGACGAATTGTCCACTGCGACGGACTGCCATCGGGTTCGGCGTCCCAACCTTCCATGGGATGAATGCACCAGCGATTGCCAATCGTCAACTCACCGGCGCGCCCGGCGGCCGCCAACGGCGAGCCCTCTGCGGCGGACAAGGGAGCTGGGTCGATGGGCAGCGACAGCCCGAGCTGCTGCAGCCGCTCAGTGAGCGCTTCGGGCGTGCGAAGCTGCGCGATTTTTCCATAGGTGGGCGGGGCCATGTCTGTTGTTGTTCCTTAATTTTTCACCGGAGCGTCGATCAATCCCCAGTACCACAAAACCATCACCAGCAGCCCGGCGGGGATACACCAATAGGCAAACCAATCCAAACGCCCTTGCCGACTCCAGCGAATCAGCCACCGCAGCGACACCAACCCAACCAGGAAAGCCACCACGGCTCCTGATAATAACACGCCCATGCCTTCACTACTTGGTGGGGCATCGATCAGGTCCTTTACCGCCAACACGGTCGCGCCCAGGATGGCGGGGATCGCCAACAGAAAGGAAAACGTCACGGCATCGTCGTTTTTTAATCCCAACAAGCGGCCGCCCACGATCGTCGAACCGCTGCGGCTGACCCCCGGCAAGATCGCAAAGGCTTGAAAACAACCCACCACCAGCGCTCGCCACCAACCAAAGCTCTGGTAGCTCGTGTCGCCCTTGGGCAGCCATCGTAATGTCAATAACAGCCCGCCAGTGACCAGAAACATACAGCCCGCCAGCAGCGGCGAATGCAAGATGAACTCAAACTTCTTCTTGATCGTCAGCCCCACAATGGCGGCCGGCACCGTGCCCACCACCAACAGCGGCACCACCCGGCGATCGGCGCGCAGCAAAGCCCAAATCCGCTGCCAATAGACCACCAAAATCGACGCCAACGTGCCGGCGTGCAAAATGATCTCCAACGACGCCGATTCGTCTTTGATCTCCATCAGCGCCCCCAACACCACCAGGTGCCCGGATGAGCTGATCGGCAAAAATTCGGCGATCCCCTGCACCACCGCCAGAACCCATACGTCAATCCAAGACATCAAAAACTATCCAAACTGTGTTGAGTCGATCATTCACCCCACGCCGGCCGTAGCCGAGCGTCGCCAGACTTTGGACGGCGTCGAATTCCAAACTCTGGCGAGTTCGGCTACGGGAACCGTTTCCCTAGCCGCCCGCACAGGCCAAAAGCTAGTCTTTCCCCAGTGATTTCGCTACGCCACAAGCCGCAAGCCACAAAGCTCTCTAGCCGACCGCGGCGATTAACCTATACGCTACAGCCGCCCGGAGTTGGTTGTTGGTTGTTGGTTGTTGGTTGTTGGTTGTTGGTTGTTGGTTGTTGGTTGTTGGTTGTTGGCTGTTGGCTGTTGGCTGTTGGCTGTTGGCTGTTGGTTGGTGGTTGGTGGTTGGTGGTTGGTGGTTGGTGGTGGGACGGAAGGGACAAGCCGACAAATCTCAAATCTCAAATCTCAAATCTCAAATCTCAAATCTCAAATCTCAAATCTCAAATCTCAAATCTCAAGAAAATCCCGTGCCCGACTCGCCCCCTCCCCCTTCGCCGGTCGCCGCGACCTGGACGGCGGACATCGTGAATGTGCTCCGCGGCTACTTAATGGGTGCGGCCGATACGGTGCCCGGCGTCAGTGGCGGTACGGTCGCCTTGATCCTTGGCCACTACCAACGCCTGGTCACGGCGATCAGCCATTTCGACTCGACGGCCCTGCACATGCTCCGCCAGCGGCAGCTCCGCGCGGCCGCGGTCCACTGCGACCTGCGGTTCCTGATCGCCCTGGGCATCGGCGTGGCCACCGGGATCCTCACCCTGGCCAGCTTGATGCACTGGTTGCTGGACCACCGCATGCCGGAAACGCTCAGCGTTTTCTTTGGCCTGGTGCTGGCCAGTAGCATGATCGTGGCTCAACAAATCCGCCGCTGGTCAGCCGGTTCGATCACGCTCGGGCTGCTCGCCGTGGTGTCCGCCTATGCGCTGTGCAGTTTGACGCCCACAGCCACCGAACCCAGCTTGGGCTTCATTTTCCTGGCCGCCATGATCGCGATTTGCGCGATGATTTTGCCGGGTATCAGCGGCGCATTTATTTTGCTGCTACTGGGCGTCTACCAGCCAATCACGGGGCTGATCAAAGATCTGGCTCATGGACAACTGACCACCGACGCGTTGATCAAGCTGAGCACATTCGCGTTGGGCTGCGCGCTGGGCCTGGCCCTGTTCAGCCGTCTACTGCGGTGGCTGCTGGCTCGTTACCGCGATCCCACCTTCGCCGTCCTGCTGGGATTAATGCTCGGTTCGCTGCGCAGACTGTGGCCGCTGCAACAAGCCACCCCGGAAACGCTGGATGCCAAATTTTCGCAGCGCCAGTGGGTGCTGGTCTCGCCAGCGGATTGGCCGGGATCGCTGTGGCTGCTTCTGGGCTTGGCCCTGGCCGCCTGCGTCGGCGTATTGGTCTTCGAACAACTCGGTCGGCGGCTGAGCCAACACGAAGAGCGCCCGTAGCCGAAGTCGCCAGACTTTGGACAGCCGAGCAAACCATCCCAACTCTGGCGAGTTCGGCTACGATTACGGCTTTGAGGACAAGCCCTGAGCGGCGATCTGTTCGAACCGCCGCAGTGTTGAGGGGCTGACGTGGTGCTCGATGCCCTCGGCGTCGATCGCCGCGGTCCGTTCGTCGATGCCCAGCGCCAACAAGAACTGAAACACGATTTCGTGACGCTGCCGGCATTTCTTGGCCAGCCGTTTGCCCGCCGCTGTCAATGCGATCGGCTTATAGGGTTCGGTGACCACCAGCCCCTCGGTTTGCAAGCGTTCGACGATCCGATGCACGGTGACGTTGCTGACCGAAAACCTGCCCGCCAAATCGGTGATCCGGCAAACCGCATTTTCAGCCACTATCTCGGCGATCGCTTCCACGTAGTCTTCGGCCGTCTCGGTCTGGTGGTCGGCGCGGGTCCGGCGGTGTGGTGCGGATGCTCGAATCGTCTTGGCCACGGGCGCTTCCTGAAGTTCACAAGGTGAGGGCGGGCGGTAGATGATACGGTTGACACTAAGTTTAGCAAAGGCTAAGTTCGCTAAAGGTTTAGCATTTGCTAAATTTAAAACATCCAAAATCAAACGTAGCCGAAGTCGCCAGACTTTGGACACGTAGCCGAAAATCCAAACTCTGGCGAGTTCGGCTACGGGAGTGCCGCAATCCAAACTCTGGCGAGTTCGGCTACCAGCGTGCCAGCGACGAAAGTGCAACAGGGAAAGCGATGGATCGGATGCGGAACTTTTTGGTGATCGGGCAACAGCTGGCAATCTGGTCGGTGGCGTGGGTGGCATGCCTGGGCTGCAACGGCCCCGCCTCCCAAACCGAGGGGCCTGCGGCGGAACTGGACTACCCGATCAAGGTCACCGCCACGGTGGGCATGGTCGCCGATATCGTGCGGCAAGTCGGTGGCGAACAGGTGGCGGTCACGCAAATCTGCGGTCCCGGTGTCGACCCCCATCTCTACAAAGTCACTCGCGACGACGCGCAAACGCTCAGCAACGCCGACATGATCTTCTACAGCGGCCTGATGCTGGAAGGCAAAATGTCCGACACGCTGGTCAAAATGGCTCGCCGACGCCCCGTCATCGCGGTGACCGAGGCGATCGATGAATCGGTGCTGTTGGAACCCGAAGAGATGCAGGGGCATTACGACCCCCACGTCTGGATGGACGTCTCGGCATGGGCGCAGTGCGTCACGGCGGTGGCCGACGCGCTGGCGGAATTCGACCCCGCTCACGCCGCCGAGTACGAACAACGCGCGGCCGAGTACCGTACGCAATTGCAGGCGCTGCATCAGTACGGGCAGGAAGCCATCAGCACTATTCCCGCGGACAGCCGCGTGCTGGTCACCTCCCACGACGCCTTTAACTACATGGGCCGCGCCTACGGACTGGACGTCCAAGGCGTGCAAGGGCTGTCGACCGAATCGGAAGCCGGCTTACAACGCGTCAATGAATTGGTCGATATGCTGGTCAAACAAGACGTGCACGCCGTGTTCATCGAAAGCAGCGTGCCACGCAAGAGCATCGATGCGTTGGTCGAA from Roseimaritima ulvae includes these protein-coding regions:
- a CDS encoding NADH:flavin oxidoreductase, whose product is MAPPTYGKIAQLRTPEALTERLQQLGLSLPIDPAPLSAAEGSPLAAAGRAGELTIGNRWCIHPMEGWDAEPDGSPSQWTIRRWRRFGESGAKLIWGGEAAAVRPDGRANPHQTMAISSNEAGLRSLHQALVDGHQQAMDNTDDLVIGLQLTHSGRFCRPYQKDRLEPRIAYHHPLLDERFGIDPDDDSVLWTDTELEELVDDYVRAARLAQRCGFHFVDIKACHGYLLHEFLSARSRPGRYGGDFAGRTRLLLSIIDAVRSACPRLAIGVRLSLFDTLPYESGEEVGQPAGGDSDRPYQAGFGCRPEDPLQQDLEEPIQLVKQLARRGVRLLNLSCGSPYYNPHIQRPAIFPPSDGYQPPEDPLCGVVRQIEMAARCKAAVPEMFTVGSGYTYLQQFVPHVAQAVVRTGMIDAVGLGRMVLSYPQLPADVLAGDSLQRKLICRTFSDCTTAPRNGIISGCYPLDPAYKSLPERQQLVELKKAAEQA
- a CDS encoding metal ABC transporter solute-binding protein, Zn/Mn family, with amino-acid sequence MRNFLVIGQQLAIWSVAWVACLGCNGPASQTEGPAAELDYPIKVTATVGMVADIVRQVGGEQVAVTQICGPGVDPHLYKVTRDDAQTLSNADMIFYSGLMLEGKMSDTLVKMARRRPVIAVTEAIDESVLLEPEEMQGHYDPHVWMDVSAWAQCVTAVADALAEFDPAHAAEYEQRAAEYRTQLQALHQYGQEAISTIPADSRVLVTSHDAFNYMGRAYGLDVQGVQGLSTESEAGLQRVNELVDMLVKQDVHAVFIESSVPRKSIDALVEGAQAQGHQVTIGGELYSDAMGKAGTYEGTYIGMLDHNITTVTRALGGQAPAGGLNGKLSP
- a CDS encoding undecaprenyl-diphosphate phosphatase; this encodes MMSWIDVWVLAVVQGIAEFLPISSSGHLVVLGALMEIKDESASLEIILHAGTLASILVVYWQRIWALLRADRRVVPLLVVGTVPAAIVGLTIKKKFEFILHSPLLAGCMFLVTGGLLLTLRWLPKGDTSYQSFGWWRALVVGCFQAFAILPGVSRSGSTIVGGRLLGLKNDDAVTFSFLLAIPAILGATVLAVKDLIDAPPSSEGMGVLLSGAVVAFLVGLVSLRWLIRWSRQGRLDWFAYWCIPAGLLVMVLWYWGLIDAPVKN
- the lexA gene encoding transcriptional repressor LexA, yielding MEGQQLTERQQQVYDLIRRLIVKRGYGPTVREIGEEFGIKSPNGVMCHLKAIERKGLIRRSPNKSRAIELTHEADRSAGAIQFAGIVAAGPTTLAFEQNDRLNLSEIFAGEDRFILQVSGDSMIEAHIADGDYVVVQRTDSASPGSIVVAQTPEGEATLKYWYPEDGRIRLQPANADMDPIYVREANVMGVAVGVIRSQM
- a CDS encoding DUF368 domain-containing protein, producing the protein MPDSPPPPSPVAATWTADIVNVLRGYLMGAADTVPGVSGGTVALILGHYQRLVTAISHFDSTALHMLRQRQLRAAAVHCDLRFLIALGIGVATGILTLASLMHWLLDHRMPETLSVFFGLVLASSMIVAQQIRRWSAGSITLGLLAVVSAYALCSLTPTATEPSLGFIFLAAMIAICAMILPGISGAFILLLLGVYQPITGLIKDLAHGQLTTDALIKLSTFALGCALGLALFSRLLRWLLARYRDPTFAVLLGLMLGSLRRLWPLQQATPETLDAKFSQRQWVLVSPADWPGSLWLLLGLALAACVGVLVFEQLGRRLSQHEERP
- the mntR gene encoding manganese-binding transcriptional regulator MntR, which encodes MAKTIRASAPHRRTRADHQTETAEDYVEAIAEIVAENAVCRITDLAGRFSVSNVTVHRIVERLQTEGLVVTEPYKPIALTAAGKRLAKKCRQRHEIVFQFLLALGIDERTAAIDAEGIEHHVSPSTLRRFEQIAAQGLSSKP